Proteins found in one Bremerella volcania genomic segment:
- the modA gene encoding molybdate ABC transporter substrate-binding protein: MIVFESKHVLHWSIWVLTLAALLPGCLSKSRSEAPTVVILGAASTKDLLEEIAAAAQKTLDSPTKIEISTGPSHALAQQILSGAPADIYVSANRRWAQAIVDADLASESIHWLANSIVVIVPADSPLQIDRLEDLTSDQVKRVAIAGENVPAGIYSKQALTYYQLWQPLSDSGKIIRGHDVRSTLAYAERGEVDAAIVYATDARLTDSVRVIARFAPASHSPIVYPLVRMRSGSDASEQIYQFFQGSEAQEIAQRYGFQALAFDPEKE; this comes from the coding sequence ATGATCGTCTTCGAGTCTAAGCACGTCTTACACTGGTCGATTTGGGTGCTGACCCTTGCCGCCCTGTTGCCTGGCTGTTTGTCCAAAAGCCGCTCGGAAGCACCTACGGTGGTGATTCTCGGAGCGGCGAGCACCAAGGATCTGCTGGAAGAGATCGCTGCCGCGGCTCAAAAGACGCTCGATTCGCCGACCAAAATCGAGATCAGCACCGGCCCTTCGCACGCGCTGGCTCAGCAGATCCTTTCAGGTGCCCCGGCGGATATCTACGTTTCGGCCAATCGCAGGTGGGCGCAAGCGATTGTGGACGCCGACTTGGCGAGTGAGTCAATCCATTGGCTGGCCAATTCGATTGTGGTGATCGTCCCGGCGGATTCCCCGTTGCAGATTGACCGTCTTGAGGATCTTACTTCGGATCAAGTCAAACGCGTCGCGATCGCTGGCGAGAACGTACCGGCTGGCATTTACTCCAAGCAGGCACTTACCTATTACCAGCTTTGGCAACCGCTGAGCGACTCCGGTAAGATCATTCGCGGGCACGATGTCCGCAGTACCCTGGCATATGCCGAGCGCGGCGAAGTCGATGCGGCGATCGTCTATGCGACTGATGCTCGCCTGACCGATTCCGTTCGCGTGATTGCCCGGTTCGCTCCCGCTTCGCACTCGCCTATCGTCTATCCCTTGGTACGAATGCGTTCGGGCTCGGACGCATCGGAACAGATCTACCAGTTCTTCCAGGGGAGCGAAGCGCAAGAGATTGCCCAGCGCTACGGCTTTCAGGCCTTGGCCTTCGACCCGGAAAAGGAGTAG
- the modB gene encoding molybdate ABC transporter permease subunit, translating to MDSDQIAAVLLSLRVSLIGVLLGLPPGLACGWLLARKSFWGKTLLETAINLPLVLPPVITGYLLLVAFGRNGVLGAVLQDWLGISIIFDWKGAAVAAAVVAFPLMVRSIRLGISSVDPTLEMAAETLGATRWDAFWTVTVPLARSGIIAGCILAFARGFGEFGATIMISGNIPGKTQTVPLYVYDQMETPGGVQNATGVIVVSILIAAAALWVSERLERKSRAVPNQESDG from the coding sequence GTGGACTCCGACCAAATTGCTGCCGTGCTGCTGAGTCTTCGCGTGTCGTTGATCGGCGTTCTATTGGGGCTGCCGCCTGGCTTGGCCTGCGGATGGTTGTTGGCCCGCAAGTCGTTCTGGGGCAAGACCTTGCTGGAAACAGCCATCAACTTGCCGCTCGTCCTACCGCCGGTGATCACCGGCTATCTGCTGCTGGTCGCCTTCGGACGAAACGGCGTCCTGGGCGCGGTGCTTCAGGATTGGCTAGGCATCTCGATCATCTTCGACTGGAAAGGAGCCGCCGTAGCTGCGGCAGTCGTCGCGTTCCCCTTGATGGTGCGTTCGATTCGCCTGGGGATTTCTTCGGTCGATCCAACGCTCGAGATGGCTGCCGAAACGCTGGGAGCAACACGCTGGGACGCGTTCTGGACAGTGACCGTTCCGCTGGCCCGTTCGGGGATTATTGCTGGGTGCATTCTCGCATTTGCCCGCGGTTTCGGCGAATTCGGGGCCACGATCATGATTTCCGGCAACATCCCCGGCAAGACGCAAACCGTACCGCTGTACGTGTACGATCAGATGGAAACCCCAGGCGGCGTCCAGAACGCAACGGGAGTGATCGTCGTGTCGATCTTGATTGCGGCTGCGGCGCTGTGGGTCAGCGAGCGACTCGAACGCAAGTCGCGCGCAGTTCCGAATCAAGAATCGGACGGGTAA